One genomic segment of Oreochromis aureus strain Israel breed Guangdong linkage group 9, ZZ_aureus, whole genome shotgun sequence includes these proteins:
- the thtpa gene encoding thiamine-triphosphatase isoform X1, translated as MSVEVERKFLCNADTLKKLKEIGAVCVGQRQIHDQYFDTPEFHLTLRDMWLRKRKGCWELKCPTAESQSGKQGEAAAALCTRYKEITSLPEIHLRVKEVIKEDRESEAGFSQEDESWVSKLNLVCFAEFTTARRSFTLKEEGVQVDLDQADFGYHVGEIEVLVPEGGDEQAALEKIRKTAEKLGLTGDQRVKGKMDVYLKRNHPEHYAKLLSEHIL; from the exons atgagTGTGGAAGTGGAAAGGAAATTTTTATGCAATGCCGACACCCTGAAAAAACTGAAGGAGATCGGGG CAGTTTGCGTTGGCCAACGGCAGATTCACGACCAGTATTTCGACACTCCTGAGTTTCACCTGACTTTGAGGGACATGTGGCTGCGTAAACGTAAGGGATGCTGGGAGCTCAAGTGCCCAACAGCAGAATCGCAGAGCGGGAAGCAgggtgaagcagcagcagcactgtgCACCCGTTACAAGGAGATAACCAGCCTGCCTGAAATTCACCTGAGAGTCAAAGAGGTCATAAAAGAGGACAGAGAGTCAGAGGCAGGCTTCTCACAGGAAGATGAGTCGTGGGTGAGCAAACTGAACCTGGTGTGCTTTGCAGAGTTTACAACAGCACGGCGCTCGTTCACTTTAAAGGAGGAGGGCGTGCAGGTCGATCTGGACCAGGCTGACTTTGGCTATCATGTGGGGGAGATAGAAGTCCTTGTACCAGAGGGAGGAGATGAGCAGGCTGCGCTGGAGAAGATCAGAAAAACGGCGGAAAAGCTGG GGCTTACTGGAGATCAGCGAGTTAAAGGAAAAATGGATGTTTACCTCAAAAGAAATCACCCTGAGCACTATGCAAAACTGCTGAGTGAACACATCCTCTAA
- the psme1 gene encoding proteasome activator complex subunit 1, which produces MAAVDIRLKSKKQVDDFCQKLTKEAEVLVSTYFPQKLEELQELLKSFRCNDLPSLKAPLDIPIPDPAKEEAKRKKKEEKEAKEGKKDKDSDKEDEDAGPPCGPICTNEQVESLLPKVKTEIQTLKEKLNTVSMWVQLQIPKIEDGNNFGVAVQEKVFELLTNTRTKIEGFQTQISKYYNERGDAVAKASKSPHVGDYRQLVHELDQYQYCELRLVVLDIRNTYAVLFDIINKNFDKIKRPRGDGKALIY; this is translated from the exons ATGGCTGCTGTGGATATTCGCCTCAAGTCGAAGAAACAG GTGGACGACTTCTGCCAAAAGCTCACGAAGGAG GCGGAGGTGCTGGTGTCAACATATTTCCCTCAGAAGCTCGAAGAGCTGCAGGAGCTGCTGAAG TCTTTCAGATGCAACGACCTGCCTTCTTTAAAGGCTCCACTCGACATCCCGATACCCGATCCAGCTAAAGAGGAGGCCAAGCGCAAGAAAAAAGAGGAG AAGGAGGCTAAGGAGGGGAAGAAAGACAAGGACAGCGATAAAGAGGATGAAGACGCAG GCCCTCCATGTGGTCCCATCTGCACCAATGAGCAGGTGGAGAGCCTCCTGCCGAAGGTCAAAACTGAGATCCAGACACTGAAGGAGAAGCTCAACACG GTGTCAATGTGGGTGCAACTCCAGATTCCTAAAATTGAGGATGGTAACAATTTCGGAGTGGCTGTCCAG GAGAAAGTGTTTGAGCTGCTGACCAACACACGCACCAAGATTGAAGGATTCCAGACTCAGATTTCAAA GTATTACAACGAGAGGGGTGACGCTGTGGCCAAAGCCTCCAAATCGCCCCACGTG GGAGACTACAGACAGCTGGTCCACGAGCTGGACCAATATCAATACTGCGAGCTCCGCCTTGTGGTCTTGGACATCCGCAATACATAC gCTGTGCTGTTTGACATCATTAACAAGAACTTTGACAAGATTAAGAGACCCAGAGGAGATGGGAAAGCGCTCATCTACTGA
- the dcaf11 gene encoding DDB1- and CUL4-associated factor 11, whose protein sequence is MGSQSSSGMSGGRGSSSGNPGEQSEATESNQGGSSSRGRRTDRQSSSEEDVDLAEVLAYLLRRGQVRLVHGSGATGLQLVQSYSDSDEDSDGAWDGRLGDRYNPPVDTQPDTHEVDRSEIRTQILLATASSSLKGYRSFTRMLAEREKGRCRGSSFSHGECSRIRTHFLPNYVSHKDTYQQKAFCGVYSEDGNMFLSACQDQNIRLYDTSRGRFHLWRTVKARDVGWSVLDVCFTPDAHHVLYSSWSDYIHMCSIDGDSENHTALDLNPDERRFCVFSLAASTDGKEILGGANDGCLYVFDLEQNKRMLKIDAHEDDVNAVAFADSSSQLLFSGSDDALCKVWDRRTLREDRPQPVGQLAGHRDGITFIHSKGDARYLISNSKDQSIKLWDVRKFSPKEGLAASRLAVTQQNWDYRWQQVPQRALKRHKLTGDTSVMTYRGHGVLHTLIRCRFSPEFSTGQRFIYSGCSTGKIVIYDVLTGTVVTRLVGHDACVRDVSWHPYEDNIISSSWDGAVRMWEHRQTHPLDEERDTARGGGGGGGGGEEGSCWRK, encoded by the exons ATGGGCTCACAGTCCAGTTCTGGGATGTCTGGTGGAAGGGGCTCTTCCAGTGGCAACCCAGGAGAGCAGTCTGAAGCGACAGAATCAAACCAgggcggcagcagcagccgaGGCCGCAGGACGGACAGGCAGTCTTCATCAGAGGAGGACGTTGACTTAGCAGAAGTGCTGGCTTACTTACTGAGGAG GGGTCAGGTAAGACTGGTCCATGGCAGTGGAGCCACGGGGCTGCAGCTGGTCCAGTCGTATTCTGACTCTGATGAAGACAGCGATGGAGCCTGGGATGGACGGCTGGGTGACCGCTATAATCCACCAG TGGACACCCAACCTGACACACACGAAGTGGACCGGAGTGAGATCCGCACTCAGATCCTGCTGGCCACCGCCTCCTCTTCCTTGAAAGGCTATCGCAGTTTCACTCGCATGCTAGCAGAG AGAGAAAAAGGCAGATGTAGAGGCTCCAGTTTTTCCCACGGAGAGTGCAGTCGTATCCGTACGCA TTTCCTGCCAAACTATGTGTCCCACAAGGATACATACCAGCAGAAAGCCTTCTGTGGAGTGTACAGCGAGGATGGCAACATGTTCCTCTCTGCCTGCCAAG ACCAGAACATCCGCCTGTACGACACCAGTAGGGGGCGTTTTCACCTGTGGCGAACGGTAAAGGCCCGTGACGTGGGCTGGAGCGTGCTGGACGTCTGCTTCACCCCCGACGCGCACCACGTGCTCTACTCCAGTTGGTCTGACTACA TTCATATGTGCAGTATAGATGGAGACAGTGAAAACCACACCGCCCTGGACCTCAA TCCAGATGAGAGGAGGTTCTGTGTGTTCTCGCTGGCTGCGTCCACAGATGGCAAAGAGATCCTGGGAGG AGCAAACGACGGCTGCCTTTACGTTTTTGATCTTGAGCAGAATAAACGAATGTTGAAG ATTGATGCCCACGAGGACGATGTGAACGCGGTGGCGTTCGCCGACAGCTCGTCCCAGCTGCTGTTCTCTGGCAGCGATGACGCACTGTGCAAGGTGTGGGACAGACGGACGCTGCGGGAGGACAGACCGCAGCCTGTTGGACAGCTGGCCGGCCACCGAGACGGCATCACCTTCATCCACAGCAag GGTGACGCTCGCTACCTGATCAGCAACTCGAAGGACCAGTCCATCAAGCTGTGGGATGTCAGGAAGTTCTCGCCCAAAGAGGGGCTGGCAGCTTCCCGCCTGGCTGTCACCCAGCAAAACTGGGACTACCGTTGGCAGCAGGTTCCCCAGAGAG CCCTGAAGAGACACAAGCTGACAGGGGACACCTCAGTAATGACCTACCGAGGTCATGGCGTCCTCCACACCCTGATACGCTGCCGTTTCTCACCAGAGTTCAGCACCGGGCAGAGATTCATCTACTCCGGCTGTTCCACGGGCAAAATCGTCA tctACGATGTGCTGACCGGCACGGTGGTAACCAGACTGGTGGGCCACGACGCGTGCGTGAGAGATGTCAGTTGGCACCCGTACgaggacaacatcatcagcAGCTCT TGGGACGGAGCGGTTCGGATGTGGGAGCACAGACAAACCCATCCACTAGACGAGGAGCGAGACACGGcaaggggaggaggaggaggaggaggaggaggagaggaagggagCTGTtggaggaagtga
- the LOC116312688 gene encoding fat storage-inducing transmembrane protein 1, with protein sequence MNLKTGNSSNGFTPEISLDKLHRMAAELILPGRSILRLLNTVLEFVTNFLARVLGSSLIRRHFHLLLSGLVLFGPVLSFWVSKYSIFANSNHYLYRKFLRSTWGWTCIFTGSFITLLSLSARHSPSLSLRHLSRVGLAGLLWWGCRRLLTLLEDAAGTCYEPMTPGQDGQSLASPVQPLLLLHEDQNKASCLKAHMLWRGYEVSQDVLILCFCCLLLVEEMCVFGHHLERQKPLQRSPGTPLRIIFLLCVLLLLVWMFLLLCLLAYFPKFPSQQLGGALGYLGWRGLYQGLYRLGSRWGCPGLPREGLSTTVHTNKQP encoded by the exons ATGAATCTAAAGACAGGAAACTCCTCAAATGGCTTCACACCAGAGATCAGTTTGGATAAACTACACCGGATGGCTGCAGAGCTGATACTGCCCGGACGATCCATCTTGAGGCTCCTGAACACTGTTCTGGAGTTTGTTACAAACTTTCTGGCCCGAGTTTTAGGAAGCAGCCTGATCAGAAGACActtccacctgctgctgtctggGTTGGTCCTCTTTGGGCCTGTGCTCAGCTTCTGGGTATCAAAGTACAGCATCTTTGCAAACAGCAACCACTACCTGTACAG GAAGTTCCTGAGGTCCACTTGGGGTTGGACCTGCATCTTTACGGGCTCTTTCATCAcccttctctccctctcagCCCGTCACTCCCCCTCTCTTTCCCTCCGCCACCTCTCTCGAGTAGGCCTCGCAGGTTTGCTCTGGTGGGGTTGTCGGCGCCTCCTGACCCTGTTGGAGGATGCAGCGGGGACCTGTTACGAGCCCATGACCCCAGGCCAGGACGGCCAGAGCCTGGCCTCCCCAGTACAGcctctgctgctcctccatGAAGACCAGAACAAGGCCTCCTGCCTGAAAGCCCACATGCTGTGGCGAGGGTACGAAGTCTCCCAGGACGTCCTCATCCTCTGCTTCTGCTGTCTGCTGCTTGTCGAGGAAATGTGCGTCTTTGGTCATCACTTGGAGCGACAGAAGCCTCTGCAGAGGTCACCCGGGACCCCGCTGAGAATCATTTTCCTCCTGTGTGTTCTTCTCCTCCttgtttggatgtttctgctACTGTGTTTGCTTGCATACTTCCCAAAGTTTCCCTCCCAGCAGCTAGGTGGAGCTCTGGGCTACCTGGGGTGGAGAGGACTCTATCAGGGATTGTACAGACTCGGATCGAGATGGGGTTGTCCTGGTTTGCCCAGAGAGGGACTTTCTACCACGGTGCACACCAACAAACAGCCTTAG
- the thtpa gene encoding thiamine-triphosphatase isoform X2: protein MSVEVERKFLCNADTLKKLKEIGVCVGQRQIHDQYFDTPEFHLTLRDMWLRKRKGCWELKCPTAESQSGKQGEAAAALCTRYKEITSLPEIHLRVKEVIKEDRESEAGFSQEDESWVSKLNLVCFAEFTTARRSFTLKEEGVQVDLDQADFGYHVGEIEVLVPEGGDEQAALEKIRKTAEKLGLTGDQRVKGKMDVYLKRNHPEHYAKLLSEHIL from the exons atgagTGTGGAAGTGGAAAGGAAATTTTTATGCAATGCCGACACCCTGAAAAAACTGAAGGAGATCGGGG TTTGCGTTGGCCAACGGCAGATTCACGACCAGTATTTCGACACTCCTGAGTTTCACCTGACTTTGAGGGACATGTGGCTGCGTAAACGTAAGGGATGCTGGGAGCTCAAGTGCCCAACAGCAGAATCGCAGAGCGGGAAGCAgggtgaagcagcagcagcactgtgCACCCGTTACAAGGAGATAACCAGCCTGCCTGAAATTCACCTGAGAGTCAAAGAGGTCATAAAAGAGGACAGAGAGTCAGAGGCAGGCTTCTCACAGGAAGATGAGTCGTGGGTGAGCAAACTGAACCTGGTGTGCTTTGCAGAGTTTACAACAGCACGGCGCTCGTTCACTTTAAAGGAGGAGGGCGTGCAGGTCGATCTGGACCAGGCTGACTTTGGCTATCATGTGGGGGAGATAGAAGTCCTTGTACCAGAGGGAGGAGATGAGCAGGCTGCGCTGGAGAAGATCAGAAAAACGGCGGAAAAGCTGG GGCTTACTGGAGATCAGCGAGTTAAAGGAAAAATGGATGTTTACCTCAAAAGAAATCACCCTGAGCACTATGCAAAACTGCTGAGTGAACACATCCTCTAA